The following nucleotide sequence is from Carassius carassius chromosome 16, fCarCar2.1, whole genome shotgun sequence.
TCTCTGTAAGACCCACATAGTCCTTCCTGAGCCCTTTCCTTCCTTTTAGAGGACTGTCAGAATGGCAGGAACTCACTATTTTGTTTTCTTCCCTAAATCCTTTTTGTATTGACAtccttacacacacatatacacgtgTACACACATCCAGACAGACTGGCTTCAGTCGGCTTAAAACCTTTGCGTGTGTGCTGTAGGGTACATTGTGTGAGACTTTGTAAACCGTCATCTAAAAATAATGTCAGAAATGACTAAACTAATTAACGTTATCAACATCAGGCGTTAGTAATTGTGGTGAAAGCGATCTTTTATCTAAACGTGAGCACCAataatttttactatttttgttgttgttatttcacAAATACAATAGTCTTACATTTTAAACTGATGTGGATGAAAAAGTTTTTGGTCAACACATTATGTCCTCGTGTAGTAAGTAAATTGATGTTCACTTGTTCTGGGAAGGATCctcttttttttgttaacttCTGCAATCCTGACATCTACTGGCAGAAAAGTATAACTACAGTCTTGGCAGTCAACAATCCCGCGTAAACATTTAGATTATGTAATAATTCCCCAAAGATAAATACAATTCTTAAAAACATTGTAATCATTCATAGTTTTATACATATATCCGTgtgaatatgatacatttttccCCACTGAATAacaacagaaacaacaacaataaacaacTTGAAATAAATAACATAGCATGCAGTTAAGTaaatttgaaggtttttttttcacaactacATCTCTTTAACTACTTCCTGGATCATGACTGGTTTTTAGTGATCTGCTGACAACTGTACAACAGTAGCtatatgtaacacacacacacacacacacacacacacacacacacacacacacacacacacacacacacacaaatgtaggTTCGGGAGCCTATGTAAGCTGCACTCATTGCACCGTCCCAACATAAATCATTCCAGCTTCCTGCACCTCCTCATCTCATCCTCTGTTTCTGTTATTCTCCCTCAGTGTAGTACCACAATGAGGAGGTTGAACTTGGAGCTCAAGCAAACCCTCTGGTTCGAGCCTCCAATAAGGACAGCAAGCCAAGTTCGTTTTACCATTAACCATCAGGACTGGAAAGAGGTtgctataaatgtatttttacactAGGTGTCAGCAGACTCATAAACAATGTTTTGAGTCTAATGGGTTAAAATGTCTCACCATAATACTCATTAAAAGATTTTAAtgaatgttacttttaaattttagcactcactattctacacTATTATATtctaatctaaaaaaataaaaaataaattctaactacctttctaatctttttgtattctattttcttttaatttattatacaattataaaaaagacctaacactagcttgctctatttttttctattctatctgttttctttttatttattatattatttaaaagcccatgctacgtgtactgtgttaacctaactgagacttgttatagcacttatatatcattgctctcttgttgattttgattgcttccattgtcctcatttgtaagtcgctttggataaatgcatctgctaaatggcaaatgtcacgactttcacttttcactttcatataaaaatacatatatatcttttaatattagtttaaatatataaaagcttAAGCATTtaagtttgttgttgttttagtttttttagtctCATGATGTACTTGCGGTGGCTTTGCATGAGGTGTTGTGAAGTGAGTTTATGAACTGGTGTCTCCATGCTTCTGCTTCCCTGTGTGGGAGGAGTTCACACAGATTTGTATTCCTCATGCACACGcacagacagcagcagcagcagcgcttcAGTTTGAGGCAGAGCACAGCGGGGAAACCTCCATCTACTCTCACTGACGGCTTGTTTTTATCACCACTGAGGAAACGCCTCGCTCCTTGACCTTACTGTCTCTGATTTATGCTGCGTGGGGAAGAAATCTGATCGGGCTCTTCGTAAAACATACAGAGGAGACAAACGGTGGTCTGCAGTCTGCAGCACAACATATCATCTGAAAACCGGAGGAGAACCCAACGCCCTTCCCAGACCGACCATGCATACCTGCCTGGGTTGATGTGTAATGGAGATCAAGAATGCCTGTATGGTTTCGCGTAGATAAGTATGGATCATTGACACATTGAGGTGCCTCTCCTGTGCATGTTTTTTGGATCGCTTTACGGGATCTTAACCTGGTGGATTTTCCTTCAGTCTCCAAGTCATCGAATTTGAAAGCTAAATAACCAATGAATCGGGAGCCTGGAAGCCTCAAGCTGGTCTTCAGATGCTTGTAGATTCAAGGTTGCTATGTGATTTATTAATTGTTATACATTCATCATAAAATGGGGAACGGTTTCTCCAACATTGCTGCATTCCAGTCCCTGCACATTGTGATGCTGGGATTGGATTCGGCCGGTAAAACCACTGTACTGTATCGGTTAAAGTTCAACGAATTCGTCAACACCGTTCCAACCATTGGCTTCAACACTGAGAAGATCAGACTCAGCAATGGCACCGCCAAAGGCATCAGCTGTCACTTCTGGGACGTCGGTGGCCAGGAGAAGTTAAGACCCTTGTGGAAATCCTACAGCCGCTGTACGGACGGTATTATTTACGTGGTGGACTCCGTAGATGTCGACCGACTTGAGGAAGCCAAGACGGAGCTGCATAAAGTCACCAAATTCGCGGAGAATCAAGGAACTCCTCTGCTGGTGATCGCCAATAAGCAGGACCTCCCTAAATCCCTGATGGTCACCGAGATCGAGAAACACCTGGCCCTCCATGAACTGAGTCCCTCCACCACGTACCACGTCCAGCCGGCCTGCGCCATCATTGGCGAGGGTCTCCATGAAGGGATGGACAAACTATATGAGATGATCGTCAAACGAAGGAAATCGCTTAAACAGAAGAAGAAACGATAGACAATTACAGATTTGTAgagactttaaagggatagttcacccaaaaatgacaactctgtcatcatttactaatctcatgttgtttcaaacctgtgtgCCTCACCTTcttctgtttttgtccatacaatgaaggtcaatggggtccaaaactatTTGAACACCACTGACTTTCACTgaacaaaatcatgaaaaaaaatacaataaaatcctCTTTTTGTGTATTGTAGTAAAAGGAAATTTGTAcaggtttgggatgacatgaaggtgattggatgatgacagaattgcaatttttgggtgaactaaatgtTGCCATTAAAGACATGATGGGTTTTGCCTTGGTGGGcaggatttggtaacactttacagtaactTTCAAGAATATCAAAATGCTCAACAGATCATTAATCAATGTACATTTATAGTGTCTGAAACATTCATAAATATTAATGTTTGATTCTACTCGAACTCTTGATCTGTTCAAAAAGGTAGCTTAAATAAAAAGACGAAATAAATGATAAAGAGTAAATTAAAGTAATAATTGCTTGTTTTGCAACATAGCAACTTTGCCTCAACCAATGGCGTAATTGCTACGGAAAACAATCATTATTTCTGCATTCGGTTTTGGTGCTGCTTGTTgcgcagaaattacacactttaagCATGTTTCTTATTGAAGTTATTCTTGAAAGTTACTATTAAGTGTTACTCTGGATAAAAAAGTGCTTAAATAATATGCTTACATATAGAACCAAAAAcgtaaatagcaaaaaaaaaacaaaaaaaaaaaaaacggagaactagtcaataatttaaaatgcattaaagtaagagaaaaaaaaatgggccGGACCCATGTTGCTGCTTGAAATTAACTCCATAAATATCGATAATAATCGTAATCGCCTGTGCTTTTAAGAAACCCTGTATGAAGATTACTTTTGTTATGAAATCATTCCTTAAACTGAATGCCCACAAGCACCTGTATgtgaatttaaatgattaaaatgattattttgtaCATTCTTATGCTCTTCTTGCTTAATTAGCAGTGCATTTAATCAtaaaattctgtttttctttttaaaattcagtGCCCGACAGGCCTCGACCATAACCCATGGAAGCTTGTCTCCACCATAGGATAATAAAACAGTAATGcagagatttcttttttttttttatctcatattttggactttctcacaattctgagaaaaaaagaggcAGAACTGCGATACATAAACTCAAAATTcaatgaaaaaaagtaaaaattacgaGCTCTAAACTTAGatttctgagaagaaaaaaaagaagtataaATTGCGAGATGGAaactcagaatttttttttttttttaaagccataatTCCGAGATGAAAAatcagaattctgaaaaaaagccACATTTTTGTCAAGTCACAAAAGTTTCAGAGTGTATTTctagtatttcttttttttttttttttttttttttttttttagaattgcgagggagaaaaagtctgaattgtgaagtAAAAATGTTGCAAATTaccttttttacttatttattttttcccatgGCTTAACAAGatacatttgttttttatataaatgctacCTTGAACTACACTCAGAGGTTGCTGTATTATGAAACCATGTAGTGAAATGAAGACTATTTATGCACATGATgccaaaaatattcaaaataatttcTCCTGAAATATACACAACACGTGTAGCATTTTGTTGGTGTGCAACCTGACCTAAACACTTCAGAAAAGTCCGCATTCAGCATTATCACGGGCGGCGAGCCTGTTTTCTGTAATTAAAGTTGCCGTTTGGTACAACAGCAATCACCGTTAATTTTCTGAGCTGTCAGATCTACATGATTTCACAGCACTGGACGATGTAAATCCCTTTGATTTAACTCCAGACTGGCCGAGGCCCACACGTGCTTGCGTTTGAGCGTGGCACACTCTCGGCAGCAGGATAATGACTTTTCAGTGCTCAGCGAGATTTCAAATGGATATTAATAGGAGAATTCACCCATTTTGTAATTAGAATAAGCCACAGTAGGCCGGAGAAATCCCTCTGATGGGGGTGTGACTGGGGCGCTACACAACACCTGCTGGGTGGGCATAAACAGATGTGTCCACATGGAAACAAAAATGTACTTGTACAAGGCTGTACTGTGGTTTTAATGAGAATATGcttgatttttaaaaagttttaaagacCATTTTGATTGCAAGATGTCATGCTACTCTGTGGTGCTGTTTTTTATAAATGACttacacttacaaaaaaaaaaagggtgctcagctattaataatggttctaataaaagcaaaaaaaaattatatataataacatactttttcttttcaaatataaatctATTTGTAACGTTATAAATGTCCTAatatctttacagtcacttttgatcgattcaatgcatcattgctgaataaagtattacttttttaataGTAGAAtatcatggttttttttttcgcttttttttttacaatatttaaaattgaatttttcagtttaatgatgtttttaattttaataacatcaatgtttttcattttaataacatcAATGTATCAGTTGTACTAATATTCGCAATACTGCCAATTTCGCTGTATTTATGATCATATAATTAGCCTTGAAAAACATAAGAAATTTCTTTCAATGAAAgaataatatagtaaatataataaaCTTTGTGCAAAATTATTTTCAGTGTATAAAACCAACCTTAATACAAGATGATCATGAACtagacttttattttgtcttttgatCATCCTCATTTGTCATTGACCCATAAACCAATATAGCTGCTATGTCTGTATACTGCCTCATCTCTTTGACAATCACAGTAAGTGTGCGACCTAATTTCAGCCACATTAATTACACATCATCTAAATAAACCCATGGCCTTACGTGCGAAATTCTGGAAAGGTACATCAAAGGATGAAAGTCTGGCTCTGAATAATCCAAAAACCCACCGAGGTCACACAAAAGATGATGCAGATAATTCATCTCAGAATCCACCTTTAAAAAACTCCATGCTTTGGGAATGACAGGCTTTTTTTGGAGCAGGTAATGGGGTCCTATAAATAGACCCTAATAATTAATGTGGCACCCACTGGAAATCCTGCAAAAGAAATGGGACGCTCAGAGACGATTGAGTGGTTAGTGTTGGACAGTCCAGAGTGTCCCAAtgcatgatttgttttttttttttttttttcagtgaacttaCTGTGAATTAGTCATATTTTGTTGTCTTATCATGCATAAAGGCATGGATTACTCATAATTTTATTTATGGAAATGCAGATAAGGAAATCTCTGTTCCCAAGGATACTATGCGATATTATCAGTAAACAACACTCAGACAAGACTCACGTCAAGATTGTTGCCAGCAACtggaagagaaataaaaataataataaacaatgataggtataaaacattattttgatgtattttttactATGGTAACCTTAGTTCAGAGCATAATagctactattaaaataaaatcataataaatatgggatctcctgacataaattatatgtatgtgtatatgtgacattgtttgcaaatattttattgcattgaTTATGGTTGAATGTGGCTTTCATGGCTGCAAAtgcaatgaattttttttaattaaattaaatatattaaaaatatcaataagtattaatgcaattaagattaaacaattaaaattgaaagttaaaataaatacaatttaaatgtggCTTTCAGTTATGGCTGCTTAATACAAATAAGTAAGATGAAATAACactaaataaaagaatacaaatcaaaataaaataacgataaaaaaatatataaaatgtattctaataaaataaaaaatacaataaaaataccaagtaaaaaaaagataacatttgcaattaaaaataaatatataatatgcaattatattgtattattctgTGTTGaaagaattaaatatttattttacatgccagacagactgaaatacattttattgttcCCACTTTCTTTAATTATATACTACGCACGTTTATATATACAATCACATTGTTGAGCTGAAGGATTTATTGCTATTTGAACTTTCTCCTCATACAAACaagttattaaaatgtcatttgttaCTCTGAACATGCAGCCAGTGTTTTGTTTTACTGTCCGTAATGAGTTGTTTGAGTAATCGCATGCAAATTGTATGTTTTTATGGAGCACAGAAAGTCCTATTTTGAACTCGTAAGAGTAAGACTCAAAATGGCCATGAAGGAGCAGGGAAAATGGCAattgtgtgtttgaaagaaagaaaaaaagaatatttatttgGGTCATATTGAAGGATTTGTCTATTATTAAACCCAGTTTGCTGTACGCCTCTATCccggttttctgtgtgaatccaTAAAGCTTTCAAAACACACCTGGAGAAGCAGCTTTTCAGTCTTTGTGACTGAAATATTTGGGAGTTCGTTACCTGTCGTGACATGCCTTCTCGTGATTGCTGTCTTTTTGTATGACACCTGTTTTTACTGCTCGTTGCTTTCCTCTTTTAATCTCTTTGTAACTCCTTGTTCTCTTCTCGTCCAAGCATTGTCTTTCTTTGTCCGCTCACCCACTTTTAGACTCGTCATTCTGCAGCTAAATAGATTGAAATAAGTGGAGACGTCTACGGTAGCAGAACAGATAAGAAATGGGGTAAAGCCCTCTAGAGACACACACTACAGTGGGTCGCATGGGAAAACTGATGGTTCACTGGTCAAATTAACTTCAATGGGACCTGCTAGTAGAATAGCCTTCAGTAAATGGGGCATCCATGAATATTGTTCTTTGGTGAGCCGCAGATCCTGTCTTAGttgttgctaaaaaaataaataaatgaaataaattatccaactttgtctaaaaacaaacataataaacaatattgaccttatttcttaaaataaactgatcaagggggaaaaaaactaaactattgtatattattattattattatttatttatttttacattatcattgtcatttattatttacacACCGTGGCCcgaattcacaaaacattttatcttaccactaagagttctcctaaatagcagtaaaagtttttagcaaagagttttctcttaaaacctattcacaaagtgtcacgtacggtgataaaagaaacaagggagagatctaaatgcaggtacgaggtttattgaggggcaatccaaaagaggtaaacagtccaggcaaggtcaaaaccagaatatccaataacatAACACGAACATACATacagagcagactcagggaagtatcacgcatacgacatacaacaaggactccgtgacaataaataaatagtgtaaaatGTTAGAatctttaaaacaaataattgcaTGGGAAAGTTTTCATAATCTTTCATAAAAACGTAGACTTTTCGAAAAACTCATTTTTGTTGATGTAACCAAGGCCACACTGAACATGGGAGTAAAATATTAGCCCACAATATAATACATGCACTTTTCATAATCCCAACAGATTGTCTTTTTGCCTCTCTGCCTTTTCTTCTACTTTTGTTATCACGCAGAAACCAATATCTTCCACCCAAACAGAAATCTATCACTCCGTTCTGTTCTTGTGCCCTACTTTCTCACAACTTCTTCaatccccccccaccccaccacaCACCTTCCTGTCATCTTTTTCGGTCTTCCTCTTTCATCCAATGCATCATTCATTTCTGCGCTCATGGATATGGAAGATGCTGCTTTGCCGCCGTGTTTGTTTACTGCATATTGTTGAGAACTGATTAATCCTGCTTAGTAGTTCAGTGCCATCAAGTCTCTCTCTCTTATGTTTATCTTCTCATCCTGTGTGGGTGTTTTTGCATTCGGGCCATTTAAATCATACCGTCTGGATTAAGTCTATGGGAATGTGCCATATATGCTAACATCAGGGCTGTCTTAAAAATACAATGGAGCTTTCATGTTTTGTTGTCAGTGCTGAGCTTCCAGgggatttgtgttttgtttttatggcaCACTGTGCTGTGCCTCGGGCCTTTGTGCTGAAAAAGTCATATCAAAAGGCTTTGATTGGCGATGAGGTCATATGACACTCATGTCACACTATGCCAACAATCCAGTATCAGAAACCAAATTCAAAAAAACTGTTTCCAATGTGTATACAGGCAGttgatcagagagagagagagatggaagacatagaaaaaaatattacatattgttTTTTAGTGCCCTAAAGGGTCTCGGTCAACCCTATTACTGAGACAGGCCATTAAACTAAAAGCTCTTCGTTACGTAACATACTTGTGACAGGCTGCAGTTTACTGCTGTCCCACAAGGTCACTGACATTTGTTCTCAATAGCAATGTGTGAAAGAATTTCTACAATTTGTAGACAAACAACTCCATATTATCTCTTGTTAAAGGCTAACATCCCAAACTATGATACTGGCCAAGAATGAGAATGTTACTGTTgaagaacattatttttaaaagtaatgcattgcaatattgcattactctATAAACTGTAACTAAATGCATTACTTAGCtacttttaatggaaagcaaTGGAATGGAAAGTAATACATTATGTTAGTTTTGCACTACCCGAGCTgggtttgtgtttttgtttttaataacaaaaaagttatatttttggcaactgtGAAGGTCCTTTTAcagtgaaatgaataagcctcagAATAAGCCTGAAGTAACTGCATTTGCCTTTGGACCTCACTCCCAGTTTCTCTCAACAGTAGAgctttcagtgaaaaaaaagaagaagtaacTTAGGTTGCTTACTTTCTtgcaaatttaaaagtaatgagtTGCTTAACTAGCTACTTGGGAAAAGTAATATGTATACATAGCTCACGTTACTTGTAATACGTTACTCTCAATGCCACAGTTTTTTTGCTAATTTATTTGGTACACAATCCAATGTACAAAACATGTATTTCAAGCGTGCTCAGGATGCGCTGTCATTTACAGCTCCAAGTCAAATTTAAATCCACCCTTTTCTTAATTTCACGCACCATTTTACTCCCCTGCTCCTTCGCACGAGTGCTTGTAAGAGCGTGTTCAGACAACATGGAGAGTTCAGAGATGGGTTAATCCCTCCTTCCCAGGTCTGTGGCTCCACATGTGTCTCCCAACTCAGTCGTTCTCTCTTGGTAGTTTtgagtgtgtgtttctgcagaaacatgttttatttgCGTCAGAACAAGAGCCTCATCTGAATACTGAAGCTTTGCAGTGTATTTCATTATCACTTTAATTAGGAGAGCAAATTAATCATTTGCCTGCTGTGATGGGTGAGATGCCATGTTACAAATCTTCTTTTGATCACCATTTCATCTCATATTTGGGATATCTCATTCTTACCCATCCATTCATTCTTGAAACCGCTTATCTTATGTAGGGTTGTGAGCCATTCCTACCCATTTGGGAAAAGGGGCAGCTTTATCCTTTGAATGTTTGATTATGTATGCATAGATAATCAACCACTCTTTATCACAAAATCACACCTTTTAAGGCAGCAACAAATTAAGGAGATGTTGCAGTACTAGCCAAAGAAGGTGGATAAGACACACTAAACCCTGCCAGCCTCCAATGCATAATTTGTCCAGTACATCACCATCAAAGCCAAAAGCATTTCATAATGTCAACAATCTGTAAACATATTCCTCCTGTCTCAATTTGTAGTTGTGTGTTTTTCATCTTAATGCTCAGGACCCTCTTTGGTGGTAAATGCCAGAAAAAATGTTGGGGACGTGCAGCTGTTGTTTCTGATGTGGGTTCGTTGCTGTAAGTTCCTGGCTGAGTGTCTGAAAAGGTTTGGCTCTCCTACCAGCACCCATGTGGTGACCATATTCACAGACTAAACACATACTTTTAAAAGCATGCAATAAAACTGTTAAGCACATACATATATGCACGTTAAACTATGGTAAACACCTAATTTCTGAAGGTCATTGAGTTTGAAATTAAGTAATGACATAAAACAGTGCATTTACTTTACTATACTTCCTGTCAAACACATATCACTGCTCTTTCCAGGTACTAGGTCAGTATTAGCCTGGTGAGTTACATTGATCTTCTTGGAAGTTGTTGAGAAACCCTCAGCTTGAAGGAGAAAGGAATCTTTAGCTGTAGTCTGGAAACGTGCCATCTCATTCACTCAACAACTGATTCTGGGAAAGCCGACAACATGGTAGACTCTTGCAAGCAAAGCAAAACTTTCTCTCCGGGCATCTTCGGTAAAGTGCAACAAAACCCTTACGTTAAGTAAAACCTAAATTTTTCTTGAAAGGGTATCATGATGGATAATGTTATTAAAGTGTTTTCTTAACTAAAGGAGTTTGTTCTAACCAGAACCTGGAAATGGAAGAGTTTACAGCTTTCTATAAATCTGTGTGCCATTTTCTGTGGGGCATTTCACTTGCTTTATCCACCAACATGAGTCATTGTACTTTGTCTGAAGTCTGGTCCATCTTATTCTGGACAATAATTAACCACAGGTTTGCGAGAGAGTTTCAAAGATGGCCGTTGTCACAGTCTTGCGATCAAAGATAGCCTGATAGAAGTTCAGCATGTTCATCGCACAGTGTGTTTGCAGTTACGACCCACATTTACTGACCAACCAGTAAAAATGCGACATGAAAACCTAATATATAGAACTGCTTACCTCAAGCTCTTATTTCTACCACTTTCTCCGCTCCCACTTATTTTCAGCACACATAAAACTACAACTGTCAACGTGTGATTCATTATGCTCTTTTTGTTTACCACTAGTGCATGCTAATGATGTTTTATTCTTCTATAGAAACGTGAGTTGTAGCCTACGAGTCAATAGGTGTCATCATCGTACAGTCTACATGCATGTTGTACCCAAGTTGATTAGACCTATGTTGTACAGTGTGACCAGCAGTGATCTTATAGGATTGATACGAAACAGGATAGAGCCCTAATATCTTTTAAGGTGACTTTCACTCAATAACTTTTGGTGTGGAACAATGGTATTTTATAAACCATACTACACTTGAGAGATCTAGAATACTGTTCAAGTGTTCTCCAGTTTGGTTTGCAAAGTGTGAAAGTTAC
It contains:
- the LOC132159723 gene encoding ADP-ribosylation factor-like protein 4C, which codes for MGNGFSNIAAFQSLHIVMLGLDSAGKTTVLYRLKFNEFVNTVPTIGFNTEKIRLSNGTAKGISCHFWDVGGQEKLRPLWKSYSRCTDGIIYVVDSVDVDRLEEAKTELHKVTKFAENQGTPLLVIANKQDLPKSLMVTEIEKHLALHELSPSTTYHVQPACAIIGEGLHEGMDKLYEMIVKRRKSLKQKKKR